The following coding sequences are from one Ovis canadensis isolate MfBH-ARS-UI-01 breed Bighorn chromosome 7, ARS-UI_OviCan_v2, whole genome shotgun sequence window:
- the KBTBD13 gene encoding kelch repeat and BTB domain-containing protein 13, producing MPQGPETPVQVWVGSQLFQADRALLVEHCGFFRGLFRSGMQEARAAEVHLGALSPDGFRTTLRVLRGERPALAAADELLQAVECAAFLQAPALARFLEHSLTSENCALLCDAAAAFGLHDVFHSAALFIRDGARELAAELALPEARTYVAALRPSSYVAVSTHAPAPGFLEDPSRTMCYLDEEEDTWRTLAALPLEASTLLAGVATLGNKLYIVGGVRGPNKEVVDLGFCYDPDGGTWREFPSPHQPRYDTALAGFEGHLYAIGGEFQRTAMSSVERYDPASGCWSFMADLPQPAAGVPCAHARGRLFVCLWQPADTTAVVEYAVRADEWLPVAELRRPQSYGHCMVAHRDSLYVVRNGPKDDFLHCAIDCLNLATGQWTALPGQFVNSKGALFTAVVRGDTVYTVNRVFTLLYAIEGGSWRLLREKAGFPRPGSLQTFLLRLPPGARGPVASTTPEL from the coding sequence ATGCCGCAGGGCCCAGAGACCCCGGTGCAGGTGTGGGTGGGCAGCCAACTCTTCCAGGCAGACCGGGCCCTGCTAGTGGAGCATTGCGGCTTCTTCCGCGGCCTCTTCCGCTCGGGCATGCAGGAGGCGCGCGCTGCCGAGGTGCACCTGGGCGCGCTGAGCCCGGACGGCTTCCGCACCACGCTGCGGGTGCTGCGCGGAGAGCGTCCAGCGCTGGCGGCTGCCGACGAGCTGCTGCAGGCCGTGGAGTGCGCCGCCTTCCTGCAGGCGCCGGCGCTGGCGCGCTTCCTAGAGCACAGCCTCACGTCGGAGAACTGCGCGCTGCTGTGCGACGCGGCCGCAGCCTTCGGCCTGCACGACGTCTTCCACAGCGCCGCGCTCTTCATCCGCGACGGCGCCCGCGAGCTGGCGGCCGAGCTGGCGCTGCCCGAGGCCCGCACCTACGTGGCGGCCCTGCGGCCCAGCAGCTACGTGGCTGTGAGCACACATGCGCCGGCGCCCGGCTTCCTGGAGGACCCTTCGCGCACCATGTGCTACCTGGATGAGGAGGAGGACACCTGGCGGACGCTGGCCGCGCTGCCCCTGGAGGCCAGCACGCTCCTGGCCGGCGTGGCCACGCTGGGCAACAAGCTCTACATTGTGGGGGGTGTGCGGGGCCCCAACAAGGAGGTGGTGGACCTGGGCTTCTGCTACGACCCCGACGGCGGAACGTGGCGCGAgttccccagcccccaccagccGCGCTACGACACGGCGCTGGCCGGCTTCGAGGGCCACCTCTACGCCATCGGGGGGGAGTTCCAGAGGACAGCTATGAGCTCAGTGGAGCGCTACGACCCGGCCTCGGGCTGCTGGAGCTTCATGGCCGACTTGCCGCAGCCAGCTGCCGGCGTACCCTGCGCACATGCCCGCGGCCGCCTCTTCGTGTGTCTGTGGCAGCCGGCAGACACGACGGCCGTAGTGGAGTACGCTGTGCGGGCTGATGAGTGGCTGCCCGTGGCCGAGCTGCGGCGCCCGCAGAGCTACGGCCACTGCATGGTGGCCCACCGCGACAGCCTCTACGTGGTGCGTAACGGACCTAAGGATGACTTCCTGCACTGCGCCATCGACTGCCTCAACCTAGCCACGGGCCAGTGGACAGCGCTGCCGGGTCAGTTCGTCAACAGCAAAGGCGCGCTCTTCACTGCCGTGGTGCGCGGCGACACCGTCTATACGGTCAACCGCGTGTTCACCCTGCTCTATGCCATTGAGGGCGGCTCCTGGCGGCTGCTTAGGGAGAAGGCCGGCTTCCCACGGCCCGGTTCCTTGCAGACCTTTCTCCTGAGGCTGCCTCCCGGTGCCCGGGGGCCTGTGGCCTCGACAACACCAGAACTGTGA